The Rhodopirellula bahusiensis genome has a window encoding:
- a CDS encoding threonine aldolase family protein — protein sequence MFFASDNWAGAADPIAESLSRHAKGMSPAYGTSDLDKRLEQRFNELFETELEVFFVGTGTAANSLALSAVNRPGGFVLCHRDAHLIEDECGAPEFFTSGARLAPVSGDLGRINPRSLQKLLNRFDPNFVHHGQPMAVSITQATEVGTVYNVDQLKEISGIVHEHNLPLHMDGARFANALVHLDLTPAEMTWKAGVDVLSFGGTKNGCWCAEAIIFFRPELAKQMPFIRKRAAQLFSKTRFIAAQFHAYLDDDLWLGLARHANDMASRLADGIEKSSAANLAWQNETNEVFVVMEKSRAESLQAAGARFYPWPTPNDSTTDPPEGHGMYRLVTSFCTDSAEVDQFLSLLG from the coding sequence ATGTTTTTTGCGAGTGACAATTGGGCCGGTGCCGCCGATCCAATTGCCGAATCCTTGAGTCGCCACGCGAAGGGTATGTCACCCGCCTACGGGACGAGTGACTTGGACAAGAGACTCGAACAACGCTTCAATGAGTTGTTCGAGACCGAATTGGAAGTCTTTTTTGTCGGTACCGGCACCGCCGCAAATTCGTTGGCCCTGTCCGCCGTGAACCGACCGGGTGGCTTTGTGCTCTGCCACCGAGATGCGCACCTGATTGAAGATGAATGCGGTGCTCCCGAATTCTTTACATCGGGAGCCCGATTGGCGCCTGTCTCAGGTGACCTCGGGCGAATCAACCCGCGGTCTTTGCAAAAGCTGCTGAACCGCTTCGATCCAAACTTTGTTCATCACGGACAACCGATGGCGGTCAGCATCACGCAGGCGACCGAGGTGGGCACGGTCTACAACGTCGATCAGCTGAAAGAGATCAGTGGAATTGTCCATGAGCACAATTTGCCGCTGCATATGGACGGGGCCCGTTTCGCGAATGCACTTGTTCATTTGGACCTGACGCCTGCGGAGATGACTTGGAAGGCAGGAGTGGACGTGTTGTCTTTTGGCGGAACAAAAAATGGTTGCTGGTGTGCTGAAGCCATCATTTTTTTTCGCCCGGAGCTTGCCAAACAAATGCCGTTCATCCGAAAACGAGCGGCGCAGTTGTTTTCGAAAACACGATTCATTGCCGCTCAGTTCCATGCCTATCTCGACGACGATCTTTGGCTCGGTTTGGCTCGTCACGCGAATGACATGGCTTCTCGATTGGCCGATGGGATTGAGAAATCTTCTGCCGCAAACCTTGCCTGGCAAAACGAAACCAACGAAGTATTCGTGGTGATGGAAAAATCGCGAGCGGAAAGCCTGCAAGCCGCCGGCGCTCGTTTCTATCCTTGGCCGACACCGAACGATTCGACGACCGACCCACCCGAGGGGCACGGGATGTATCGACTCGTGACCTCTTTTTGCACGGATTCGGCTGAAGTCGATCAATTCCTGAGTTTGCTGGGGTAG
- a CDS encoding proton-conducting transporter transmembrane domain-containing protein gives MSELHFPWIECSILAPLLGAVWLQLRSNSERALRDTVVVCVVTLLLTIGELVDFTWVGAFEAHDHWPFLSWIFPPDVFVIDELSAFQLPLAALIFMVIVLSTLRTKAPRFSLELALISESLVLATFSCRASWALIALLIASTIPPLLELRRRQRCSRIYCLHMGLFAGLLIVGYGGLTLVDASSSAILIPGALLTAAGLLRSGIFPLHLWMTDLFDKATFGTAILQTTPLVGAYAVMRLVLPIAPSWALQSIAVLSLFTAVYAGAMALVQSDARRMFCFLLLSQSSLILVGLELVTPIGLTGALSLWLSVAMSLTGFGITLRCIEARISRFSLDEFHGLYPQMPMLAGFFLLTGLASIGFPATVGFVGMELLIEGAVEVYPFVGTMVVIATALCGIAVLLAYFRVFTGRENRTLISMRARPAERFAILLLTVLLLGGGLYPQPGISSRYHAAKELTRLRHDASIEDVPVEPTPHPHAAAAANIPD, from the coding sequence TTGTCTGAACTGCATTTTCCTTGGATCGAGTGTTCGATTCTCGCTCCACTACTCGGAGCAGTGTGGCTGCAACTCCGCAGCAATAGTGAACGCGCGCTGCGTGACACGGTTGTCGTGTGCGTCGTGACCTTGTTGCTCACCATCGGTGAACTGGTCGACTTCACCTGGGTCGGGGCATTTGAGGCTCACGATCACTGGCCCTTCCTGAGTTGGATCTTTCCGCCGGATGTGTTTGTGATTGATGAGCTGAGCGCGTTCCAGCTGCCGTTGGCCGCTTTGATTTTCATGGTCATTGTGCTATCAACGCTTCGCACCAAAGCGCCCCGGTTCTCGTTGGAACTGGCGTTGATCTCTGAGTCGTTGGTGTTGGCGACCTTCAGCTGTCGTGCGTCATGGGCATTGATCGCATTGCTGATTGCATCCACCATTCCGCCATTGCTAGAGTTGAGAAGGCGGCAACGATGCTCGCGAATTTATTGTCTGCACATGGGATTGTTCGCGGGACTGCTCATTGTCGGCTACGGAGGACTGACGTTGGTGGACGCGAGTTCGTCGGCCATCCTGATTCCGGGTGCGTTGCTAACAGCCGCCGGTTTGCTTCGCAGTGGCATCTTCCCGTTGCACTTGTGGATGACGGATCTGTTTGACAAGGCAACCTTTGGCACTGCGATTTTGCAAACGACTCCTTTGGTGGGCGCGTACGCCGTGATGCGTTTAGTTTTGCCGATTGCTCCTTCCTGGGCATTGCAAAGTATCGCTGTGTTGTCGTTGTTCACGGCTGTCTATGCCGGAGCAATGGCGTTGGTGCAGTCGGATGCCCGGCGAATGTTTTGTTTCTTGCTGCTATCGCAGTCCTCGTTGATTCTGGTTGGATTGGAATTGGTCACACCCATTGGTTTGACGGGTGCACTGAGTTTGTGGTTGTCAGTGGCGATGTCGTTGACCGGGTTTGGGATCACGCTGCGATGCATCGAGGCCAGAATCTCGCGGTTCTCTCTGGACGAGTTCCATGGTCTTTATCCACAGATGCCGATGTTGGCAGGTTTTTTCTTGTTGACCGGACTCGCTTCGATCGGTTTTCCGGCGACTGTCGGGTTCGTGGGAATGGAGCTCCTGATCGAAGGCGCGGTGGAGGTCTATCCGTTCGTTGGAACGATGGTGGTGATCGCGACAGCCTTGTGCGGAATCGCAGTTCTGCTCGCGTACTTTCGCGTTTTCACCGGCAGAGAAAATCGAACTTTGATCTCGATGCGAGCCCGCCCCGCGGAGCGATTCGCGATCTTGCTTTTGACGGTCTTGTTGCTCGGCGGTGGCTTGTACCCACAACCCGGCATTTCGTCTCGCTATCACGCGGCGAAAGAGCTCACGCGTTTGCGTCACGACGCGTCGATTGAAGACGTGCCGGTCGAACCCACGCCGCACCCGCACGCAGCGGCAGCGGCAAACATACCTGACTGA
- a CDS encoding sugar porter family MFS transporter, translating into MTEVLLDFGTTAERHASGGQRSTIRQLKLNQRVFLWSLTSSLAGFLFGFDTVVISGAEKAIQGLWALGDFQHGLALSAALWGTVIGSLVGGWPTDKFGRKTTLLWIGILYLVSAIWSGLATDVFSFMIARFIGGVGVGISTVAAPLFISEISPPEQRGTLTGLFQFNIVFGILIAFASNYLIGSYGTENAWRWMLAVESIPALIFTALCFQLPSSPRWLIAVKKDIAAGTSVLKRLRPEASDAEIQQTVDEIVASVRAESDLTPAEPFWSRRLFTPISIAFLVAFFNQLSGINAILYFSPRIFELAGMGEQTALLKSIGIGVTNLIFTFVGLYLIDRLGRRTLLLIGSAGYILSLGTCAYAFQSETFSIVPVCIFAFIAAHAMGQGAVIWVLISEVFPNEHRAAGQSLGSFTHWIFAALLTLVFPSVVDAFHPAAIFGFFCFMMVLQGIWVITMLPETKGISLEQMEAKLGIRN; encoded by the coding sequence CTGACTGAAGTCTTGTTAGACTTTGGAACGACGGCCGAACGGCATGCATCCGGCGGTCAACGTTCCACCATCAGGCAATTGAAATTGAACCAGCGTGTTTTCCTTTGGAGTCTGACATCGTCCTTGGCGGGTTTTCTGTTCGGCTTTGACACAGTTGTCATATCCGGAGCGGAGAAAGCCATTCAAGGATTGTGGGCACTGGGTGACTTTCAACACGGACTCGCGTTGAGCGCCGCCTTGTGGGGAACCGTCATCGGCTCTCTGGTCGGCGGTTGGCCGACTGACAAATTCGGACGCAAAACGACATTGCTCTGGATCGGAATTTTGTACTTGGTATCGGCCATCTGGTCAGGTTTGGCGACCGACGTTTTCTCGTTCATGATCGCCCGATTCATCGGCGGTGTGGGTGTCGGAATTTCGACCGTCGCTGCTCCGCTGTTCATCTCTGAAATCTCGCCACCCGAACAACGCGGAACGCTGACGGGGTTGTTTCAATTCAACATCGTCTTCGGAATCCTGATCGCATTCGCATCGAACTATCTGATTGGTTCTTATGGAACCGAAAACGCGTGGCGATGGATGTTGGCGGTGGAATCGATCCCCGCTTTGATATTCACTGCCTTGTGTTTCCAATTGCCATCCAGTCCTCGATGGTTGATCGCTGTCAAGAAAGACATTGCGGCTGGAACCTCCGTCTTGAAACGACTTCGTCCAGAAGCATCTGATGCTGAAATCCAACAAACGGTTGATGAGATCGTCGCCTCTGTTCGTGCCGAGTCGGATCTGACTCCCGCCGAGCCGTTTTGGAGCCGGCGATTGTTCACGCCAATTTCAATCGCATTCTTGGTTGCCTTCTTCAATCAGCTTTCTGGGATCAATGCGATTCTGTACTTCTCACCGCGAATTTTTGAGTTGGCAGGAATGGGCGAGCAGACCGCTTTGCTGAAATCGATTGGAATCGGCGTGACCAACCTGATCTTCACGTTCGTTGGTTTGTATCTGATCGACCGATTGGGCCGTCGCACGTTGTTGTTGATCGGATCAGCGGGTTACATCCTATCGCTCGGAACGTGCGCGTACGCGTTTCAATCGGAAACATTCAGCATCGTTCCGGTGTGCATCTTCGCCTTCATCGCGGCGCACGCGATGGGGCAGGGGGCCGTGATTTGGGTGCTGATTTCAGAAGTCTTTCCCAACGAGCATCGTGCCGCGGGGCAGTCGCTGGGCAGCTTCACGCACTGGATTTTCGCGGCGCTGCTGACGTTGGTTTTCCCAAGCGTCGTCGACGCTTTTCATCCCGCGGCAATCTTTGGGTTCTTCTGCTTCATGATGGTCCTGCAAGGAATTTGGGTCATCACGATGCTGCCAGAAACCAAAGGTATCTCTTTGGAACAGATGGAAGCGAAACTCGGTATTCGCAACTGA
- a CDS encoding ATP-grasp domain-containing protein: MNTPMAMGGSGRLETVTNPRDGENRPAILLVGASVRWAAQSLRRGLPNSRIIGLDWFGDFDTRMVCDQFHRFQMVKEPQGNLSGQIDSVAKMYDARVIRVGGLQVAGVGNPWEEWSRLQSIVHELTAESDCGEFPVTFPITYQCSAGRCCLAGATGDGIPMAEFETEKRGRSDRWLWKQTNSTGGMGIRRVSPANDSVSEPDDGWLQQRVHGRSYGLVAIAGANRTRMLGMTLGMHRRSGDRPFIHSGSRGPVFAFGDSGSGDVPWRSLQALCERVAQQFSLRGLFNLDFIRDAMGRWWLLELNARPSASCEVIERWATEVGKLDPGHSLMRMHLDAIDGHDQMDLMDCQSNHDPLPLAKNSAQWIKRIVFANRDVSVDVEQIQRQLRAESIAVDLADLPSSSPTLVAAEEPILTLLIGFDDREKKMAATQLRRAIRIVQGAR, translated from the coding sequence ATGAACACACCAATGGCGATGGGTGGGTCGGGCAGGCTCGAAACGGTAACAAACCCCCGCGACGGTGAAAACCGCCCCGCGATTCTGCTGGTGGGGGCGTCTGTCCGCTGGGCGGCCCAATCGCTGCGGCGTGGCCTGCCGAATTCGCGGATCATTGGCCTGGATTGGTTTGGTGATTTCGACACCCGAATGGTTTGCGACCAATTCCATCGATTCCAGATGGTCAAAGAACCCCAAGGAAATCTTTCCGGACAAATCGATTCGGTCGCGAAAATGTACGACGCGAGAGTGATCCGCGTGGGTGGACTGCAAGTCGCCGGCGTGGGAAATCCATGGGAGGAATGGAGCCGCCTGCAGTCAATCGTCCACGAATTGACCGCTGAATCGGATTGCGGAGAATTCCCGGTGACGTTTCCGATCACCTATCAGTGCTCTGCCGGGCGATGTTGCTTGGCGGGAGCGACTGGTGACGGCATTCCTATGGCCGAGTTCGAAACAGAGAAAAGAGGACGGTCCGACCGCTGGCTTTGGAAGCAAACCAACTCCACCGGAGGAATGGGAATTCGCCGAGTGTCGCCAGCGAACGATTCGGTCTCGGAGCCCGATGACGGATGGTTGCAGCAAAGGGTCCACGGCCGTTCCTATGGATTGGTGGCCATCGCGGGAGCCAACCGGACACGCATGCTCGGGATGACTCTCGGGATGCATCGCCGGTCCGGTGACCGACCCTTCATTCACTCGGGGTCTCGCGGGCCGGTTTTTGCGTTCGGAGACTCCGGCTCGGGCGATGTGCCGTGGCGATCTCTTCAAGCTTTATGTGAACGCGTCGCTCAGCAGTTCTCGCTTCGCGGACTGTTCAACCTGGACTTCATTCGTGATGCGATGGGTCGATGGTGGTTGTTGGAACTGAACGCTCGCCCGAGTGCGTCGTGTGAAGTGATCGAACGTTGGGCCACCGAGGTGGGCAAATTGGATCCCGGTCATTCCTTGATGCGAATGCATCTGGATGCCATCGATGGGCACGATCAGATGGACCTGATGGATTGCCAATCAAACCATGATCCGTTGCCCCTCGCGAAAAATTCTGCTCAGTGGATCAAGCGGATCGTGTTTGCCAATCGTGATGTCTCGGTGGACGTCGAACAGATTCAAAGGCAATTGCGAGCCGAATCGATCGCCGTGGACCTGGCGGATCTTCCCTCGTCTTCCCCTACGCTTGTTGCCGCGGAAGAGCCGATCTTGACGTTGCTGATTGGGTTCGATGACCGCGAAAAAAAAATGGCCGCGACGCAGTTGCGCCGGGCCATTCGAATCGTTCAAGGTGCGAGGTGA
- a CDS encoding DUF5060 domain-containing protein — protein MTVACCVTTAAQKPDAVFTETDGFVKVEAEDFASQSNTDKRAFYLTTAESTPSVKPDGDPAHAAEASGGAYLEILPDTRRTHADKLIRGTNFSPEAGKMAVLTYRVKVQTPGRYYVWVRAYSTGSEDNGLHVGIDGTWPDSGQRLQWCQGKHSWYWDSKQRTEAQHCGEPGKIFLDIHEPGEHKIHFSMREDGFEFDQWLMTTDSNFQRPPASKSNKPKAAATAQTLSLPAKEFEFKSGGYYLDQGKWLAINPDRNKSAAAQKVFPFPSGRYDITLKAVGENDGQSTYTVAADKESIGTFTCPMADQTFAEGKQFHKTFANVQITEGAELEVTSKIASADGKEYSRARWGELTFTPANDATAKAAAKFAKENKHVVAKTSAKSDSKDRTGSPTKPVSDQPLQMPREKDGDGSVQVTGQKRMWHKITLTLNGPYAHEQDNAPNPYLDHRMEIEFKHESGKQYLVPGYFAADGDAANSSAESGTQWRAHFAPDETGSWTYTVRFATGKNAAIDRDASAEAVAPFDGKSGTFAVAKTNKSGRDLRAHGRLTYVNKPYLQFAGSGQYFLKAGADAPETLLGYAEFDGTVAGKPGKVPLKKYAPHIGDWRRGDPTWKDGQGKGLIGAVNYLSSKGCNAFSFLTYNAGGDGDNVWPFIQRDDKLHYDCSKLDQWGIVFDHGTQNGMYLHFKLQETENDDHRQGQKANGYKPESLDGGKLGSQRKLYLREIIARFGHNLALNWNLSEETTQTTDEHLAMLNYIEEMDPYGHNRVLHTYPGEQDKKYDPLLGDKSNLTGVSLQNSHIKDTHWQTVKWSEKAREAGKPWVVAFDESGSAAHGQCPDLGYRGYDGHDKTGKMTYTQHEVRKQTLWGNFMGGGGGVEYYFGYQYEENDLGCEDWRSRDQSWDACRVAIEFFQNNSVPFWDMINADELVGNDKHDNSKYCLAKTGEAYVVYLPNGGSTSIDLSDADGEFQVQWYNARIGGDLQSGSVKTVSGGGTVEIGNPPADADQDWAVLLRK, from the coding sequence ATGACGGTCGCTTGTTGCGTCACCACCGCAGCCCAAAAACCCGACGCTGTGTTCACGGAAACAGACGGGTTTGTCAAAGTCGAAGCGGAAGACTTCGCATCGCAATCCAACACCGACAAGCGAGCCTTCTATCTGACGACCGCCGAGTCGACTCCTTCGGTCAAACCTGATGGCGATCCCGCTCATGCCGCCGAAGCCAGTGGCGGTGCCTACTTAGAAATTCTTCCGGACACGCGTCGCACGCATGCCGACAAATTGATTCGCGGCACGAACTTCTCACCCGAAGCCGGGAAGATGGCCGTGCTGACTTACCGCGTGAAGGTGCAGACCCCCGGTCGTTACTACGTTTGGGTGCGAGCCTACTCCACCGGCAGCGAAGACAACGGACTGCATGTTGGCATCGATGGGACTTGGCCCGATTCCGGACAACGCCTGCAATGGTGCCAGGGCAAGCACTCGTGGTACTGGGACAGCAAGCAACGCACGGAAGCACAGCACTGCGGCGAGCCCGGCAAGATCTTCCTCGACATTCATGAGCCAGGCGAACACAAGATTCATTTCTCGATGCGAGAAGACGGGTTCGAGTTCGACCAATGGTTGATGACCACCGACAGCAACTTCCAACGACCTCCGGCCAGCAAGTCCAACAAACCGAAAGCGGCCGCCACCGCACAAACTCTTTCGCTTCCTGCAAAGGAGTTTGAATTCAAGAGTGGTGGCTACTACTTGGACCAAGGCAAATGGTTGGCGATCAATCCAGATCGCAACAAGTCGGCTGCCGCACAAAAGGTGTTTCCTTTCCCCAGCGGTCGCTACGACATCACGTTGAAAGCCGTGGGTGAGAACGACGGGCAATCGACCTACACCGTTGCCGCTGACAAAGAGTCGATTGGTACTTTCACTTGCCCGATGGCGGACCAAACCTTCGCCGAAGGAAAACAGTTCCACAAAACCTTCGCCAACGTTCAGATCACCGAAGGGGCTGAACTCGAAGTCACCTCCAAGATCGCATCGGCGGACGGAAAAGAATACAGCCGAGCACGATGGGGTGAATTGACCTTCACCCCCGCCAATGACGCAACAGCCAAGGCCGCGGCCAAATTCGCGAAAGAGAACAAGCACGTTGTCGCGAAAACTTCGGCTAAGTCTGACTCGAAAGATCGCACCGGTAGCCCCACCAAACCGGTCAGCGATCAGCCTTTGCAGATGCCTCGCGAAAAAGACGGCGACGGCAGCGTTCAGGTGACGGGTCAAAAACGCATGTGGCACAAAATCACGCTGACACTCAATGGCCCGTACGCTCACGAGCAAGACAACGCTCCGAATCCATACTTGGACCATCGGATGGAAATCGAGTTCAAACATGAGAGCGGCAAGCAATATTTGGTGCCGGGATACTTCGCCGCTGATGGCGATGCTGCCAATTCATCGGCGGAATCGGGCACCCAGTGGCGAGCTCATTTCGCCCCTGATGAAACGGGAAGCTGGACCTACACCGTTCGCTTCGCAACCGGAAAGAACGCCGCGATCGATCGTGACGCATCTGCCGAAGCAGTCGCTCCGTTCGACGGCAAGTCTGGCACGTTTGCCGTTGCCAAGACCAACAAGTCCGGGCGAGATTTGCGTGCTCATGGTCGACTGACCTATGTCAACAAACCGTACCTGCAATTCGCGGGCAGTGGGCAGTACTTCCTCAAGGCAGGTGCTGACGCCCCGGAAACCTTGTTGGGCTACGCCGAATTCGATGGAACCGTCGCTGGCAAGCCCGGCAAAGTTCCATTGAAGAAGTACGCACCACACATTGGTGATTGGCGCCGTGGCGATCCAACTTGGAAAGATGGCCAAGGCAAAGGCTTGATCGGTGCGGTCAACTACCTTTCGTCCAAGGGTTGCAACGCGTTTTCATTCCTGACCTACAACGCGGGCGGCGACGGCGACAACGTCTGGCCTTTCATCCAACGTGATGACAAGCTGCACTATGACTGCAGCAAACTGGACCAGTGGGGCATCGTCTTTGACCATGGAACCCAAAACGGCATGTACCTGCACTTCAAGTTGCAGGAGACCGAGAACGATGACCATCGACAAGGCCAGAAGGCCAACGGCTACAAACCCGAATCGCTCGATGGTGGCAAACTCGGGTCACAGCGCAAGTTGTACTTGCGAGAAATCATTGCCCGTTTCGGTCACAACCTCGCGTTGAATTGGAACCTTTCGGAAGAGACCACTCAGACCACGGACGAACACCTCGCGATGTTGAATTACATCGAAGAGATGGATCCTTATGGTCACAACCGCGTCTTGCACACTTACCCCGGTGAGCAGGACAAGAAGTACGATCCGTTGCTTGGTGACAAATCCAACCTGACGGGTGTGTCGCTGCAAAACAGCCACATCAAAGACACTCACTGGCAAACGGTGAAGTGGAGCGAGAAAGCCCGCGAGGCTGGCAAGCCTTGGGTTGTCGCGTTTGATGAATCTGGATCGGCCGCTCACGGTCAGTGCCCTGACCTTGGCTACCGCGGCTACGACGGTCATGACAAGACAGGCAAAATGACCTACACCCAGCACGAAGTCCGCAAGCAAACCTTGTGGGGTAACTTCATGGGCGGTGGTGGCGGAGTCGAATATTACTTCGGCTACCAATACGAAGAGAACGATCTTGGCTGCGAAGATTGGCGAAGTCGTGACCAAAGCTGGGATGCATGCCGGGTCGCGATCGAGTTCTTCCAAAACAACTCGGTTCCCTTCTGGGACATGATCAACGCGGATGAGTTGGTCGGCAATGACAAGCACGACAACTCAAAGTATTGCTTGGCAAAAACCGGCGAAGCGTACGTGGTTTACCTGCCCAACGGCGGCTCCACCTCGATCGACCTGAGTGATGCGGACGGGGAGTTCCAAGTGCAGTGGTACAACGCTCGCATCGGTGGTGACCTGCAATCGGGTTCCGTCAAAACGGTCTCGGGCGGCGGTACCGTTGAGATCGGAAATCCACCGGCCGATGCCGATCAAGATTGGGCGGTGCTGCTACGAAAGTAG
- a CDS encoding DUF2853 family protein yields the protein MDIEKYLANVKKYVPNPSEDAVESLANHLRLALANRDSATVAATDPDELAGIKRGYCSVNLDLTSEEADAAIQKVSNIMKGDKAKCRVTFYYLLAQESDTMHRVAG from the coding sequence ATGGACATCGAAAAATACTTGGCAAATGTAAAGAAGTACGTCCCCAATCCAAGCGAAGACGCGGTGGAATCCTTGGCCAACCATCTGCGTTTGGCTTTGGCAAACCGTGACTCGGCAACCGTCGCGGCAACCGACCCGGATGAGCTCGCCGGTATCAAGCGAGGTTACTGCTCGGTGAACTTGGATTTGACTTCCGAAGAAGCTGATGCGGCCATCCAAAAGGTCAGCAACATCATGAAAGGTGACAAGGCAAAATGTCGCGTCACGTTCTACTATTTGTTGGCACAAGAAAGCGATACGATGCACCGAGTGGCGGGATAA
- a CDS encoding GGDEF domain-containing protein: protein MPIESLRLLLVEDNDLDAMFITRVFQRSTVIQAQIERASSLGEALEMIDETEFDVVLLDLGLPDSDGLQSIRSIREKVTSIPIVVQTGDDRVETGFAAIEAGAQDFLSKNDLKDHLLTRLTIHAILRQRQMLELQEASLLDSMTGIANRRRCDIEFRRRLEMLSQGGTPFCVAIVDIDNFKLINDSGGHDLGDEVICQVGNELRDRCRPGDLVARIGGEEFAIIFADTTVDELGKLQQRHRRAIEALDFQREGISVTVSIGGTCVLSSDNKRSAFRRADSALYAAKKGGRNQCKIETVVRPAINVHIA from the coding sequence ATGCCTATTGAATCACTTCGTTTGTTGTTGGTCGAAGACAACGATTTGGACGCAATGTTCATCACACGGGTGTTTCAACGTTCGACGGTCATCCAAGCCCAGATTGAACGAGCGTCGTCGCTAGGCGAAGCGCTCGAGATGATTGATGAGACTGAATTTGACGTCGTCCTGTTGGACTTGGGATTGCCGGACAGCGATGGACTGCAATCCATTCGCTCGATCCGCGAGAAAGTCACCTCCATTCCGATCGTGGTTCAAACTGGAGACGATCGGGTCGAAACGGGGTTCGCCGCGATCGAAGCGGGGGCGCAAGACTTCTTGTCAAAGAATGACTTGAAGGATCACTTGCTGACTCGTCTGACGATTCATGCAATCTTGAGACAGCGACAGATGTTGGAGCTCCAAGAGGCTTCGCTGCTGGATTCGATGACTGGTATCGCGAATCGTCGTCGATGTGATATTGAATTCAGACGCCGTTTGGAGATGCTTTCCCAAGGCGGTACACCGTTCTGCGTTGCCATCGTCGACATCGATAACTTTAAGTTGATCAATGATTCAGGTGGACATGACTTGGGTGACGAGGTCATTTGTCAGGTCGGTAATGAGCTACGCGACAGATGCCGGCCAGGCGATTTGGTGGCTCGAATCGGCGGCGAAGAGTTCGCGATCATCTTTGCGGACACGACCGTCGACGAACTTGGGAAGCTTCAACAGCGACATCGCCGAGCAATCGAAGCACTGGATTTCCAACGCGAAGGCATCAGTGTGACTGTCAGCATTGGTGGCACATGCGTTCTTTCGTCGGATAACAAACGATCTGCCTTCCGACGTGCCGACTCGGCTTTGTATGCCGCCAAGAAAGGCGGACGCAATCAATGCAAAATTGAAACGGTCGTTCGGCCTGCGATCAACGTTCACATTGCCTGA